A region from the Nostoc sp. HK-01 genome encodes:
- a CDS encoding type 11 methyltransferase, which produces MGQYMQVTKIIDTYDQGAVDYEQIMLRYWHIDRQPLIDSLQLKPGQTVLDAAVGTGLNLPAYPEEVSVVGVDLSEKMMDEAQKKRVSADITFKVSDLLNLDFPDNTFDAAASGFTLCVVTDPVRALDEILRVTKPGAYIAILDYCKSRDPEIQKWQELIFDAALEIGFPTGKIKWNALMDYDKLIYNNQLPIEVLRDERIESQNPFLCGCQLLLRNLKG; this is translated from the coding sequence ATGGGGCAGTATATGCAAGTAACAAAGATAATTGATACCTACGATCAGGGCGCAGTAGATTATGAGCAGATTATGTTGCGTTACTGGCATATTGATCGTCAACCACTGATTGATTCTTTACAGCTTAAACCTGGGCAAACTGTGCTTGATGCTGCTGTTGGCACAGGACTTAATCTTCCCGCATACCCTGAAGAAGTCAGTGTTGTAGGTGTAGATTTATCTGAGAAAATGATGGATGAAGCCCAGAAAAAGCGTGTATCCGCAGATATAACTTTTAAAGTATCTGATTTGCTAAATTTGGATTTTCCTGATAATACTTTTGATGCTGCTGCATCAGGATTTACTCTTTGTGTTGTTACCGATCCTGTACGCGCTCTGGATGAGATTTTACGCGTTACTAAACCTGGTGCATATATCGCCATTTTGGATTACTGTAAATCACGAGACCCAGAGATTCAGAAGTGGCAAGAATTAATATTTGATGCAGCTTTAGAAATTGGGTTTCCTACTGGCAAAATTAAGTGGAATGCGTTGATGGATTACGATAAATTAATTTACAACAATCAGTTGCCAATTGAAGTACTACGAGACGAACGCATAGAAAGTCAAAACCCATTTTTATGCGGTTGCCAATTATTACTACGAAATTTGAAGGGTTAA
- a CDS encoding exonuclease SbcC, whose translation MIPVQLILKNFLSYRDATLDFRGLHTACICGSNGAGKSSLLEAITWAIWGESRASTEDDVIHAGAKEVRVDFTFHINQQKYRVIRTRIRGATSVLEFQIETPSGFRPLTGKGVRATQDLILEHIKLDYDTFINSAYLRQGRADEFMLKRPTERKEILAELLKLTQYDDLEERAKESSRQFKARAEELERSLESIKTQLQQREFTAAQRAELEAELNQLQQVQAFENIQLQSLQVVQHQRQNWEQQLSFVRQQYQNLTQDCDRLHQEQSSVKTQLADLTATLNQEAEIKNGYAHYQSLQSQEEAFAAKFEQHTRATALRQQKQQQLTGQIHDIERKLQQAQAQLEALAQQEQEIQQTLSKSGEVEAALGQLSAARRRVVQLDELQMQVLPLLQQRQSLQSHLDRIQASLVARLEQIQATENQLQRSSQRYPELQQAVMAVAMQIEQMEKDKVYLQRIQEKGQERRHFIERLQAQQREYERLLGELDQKLQMLRNPDAICPLCERPLDEHHWNRVADKTKAEYKDTEEQLWVFREQMACTDREIQVLRQKYREVSQNLSPYDSLREQRGQLAAQLESTSDAEEQLNQLTQERQHLERSLQIGDYAHDKQQELRQLDEYLQQLNYNEQDHALARSEVERWRWAEIKQGQIKDALKRQTHLAARKPELQAAIAQLQIRIQQEQTDSDCAQQIAALERQIAEIGYSSEQHNNLRQAVRQGQAWQLRYQQLLSAQQQYPQLQGRLQELEAAKTTRLNERQKLASQIDEIVQQLAQSANPIEQIQALEQQLAIRRRQLDEQIAKLGRLEQLAHQLETLQVQYEEQQQQLQACKKQYRVYHELALAFGKNGIQALMIENVLPQLEAETNQLLSRLSANQLHVQFITQKAGRSGKSTKKNAKLIDTLDILIADAKGTRAYETYSGGEAFRINFAIRLAMAKLLAQRAGAALQLLIIDEGFGTQDAEGCDRLIAAINAIASDFACILTVTHMPHLKEAFQARIEVHKTQQGSQVQLLV comes from the coding sequence ATGATTCCAGTACAACTTATCCTCAAAAACTTCCTTAGTTACCGTGATGCTACTTTAGATTTTCGTGGTTTGCATACGGCTTGTATTTGTGGTTCTAATGGCGCAGGTAAATCGTCTCTGCTCGAAGCGATTACATGGGCAATTTGGGGTGAAAGTCGAGCTTCAACTGAAGATGATGTCATCCATGCTGGGGCGAAAGAAGTCCGCGTTGATTTCACATTCCACATTAACCAGCAAAAGTATCGAGTGATTCGCACACGAATTCGCGGTGCAACTAGTGTTTTAGAATTTCAAATTGAAACACCTTCTGGGTTTCGTCCACTCACTGGTAAAGGAGTACGGGCAACCCAGGATTTGATTTTAGAACATATCAAGCTCGATTACGATACTTTTATTAATTCCGCTTATTTGCGTCAAGGCCGTGCTGATGAATTCATGCTGAAGCGCCCGACAGAACGCAAGGAAATTTTAGCAGAGTTGTTAAAACTGACGCAGTATGATGACTTGGAAGAACGAGCCAAAGAATCTTCCCGCCAATTTAAAGCCAGAGCAGAAGAATTAGAACGTTCTTTGGAATCGATTAAAACCCAACTGCAACAGCGAGAATTTACAGCAGCACAAAGAGCAGAATTAGAAGCCGAACTGAATCAGCTACAACAGGTACAAGCTTTTGAGAATATTCAATTACAAAGTTTGCAAGTTGTTCAGCATCAGCGGCAAAATTGGGAACAACAACTCAGCTTTGTGAGGCAACAATACCAAAATTTAACCCAAGATTGCGATCGCCTCCACCAAGAACAATCATCCGTTAAAACCCAGCTGGCAGATTTGACGGCTACTTTAAATCAAGAAGCAGAAATTAAAAACGGTTACGCCCATTACCAAAGCTTACAATCTCAAGAAGAAGCTTTTGCAGCTAAGTTTGAGCAACACACCCGCGCCACAGCACTGCGTCAACAAAAGCAGCAGCAACTAACTGGGCAAATTCATGATATTGAAAGAAAACTGCAACAAGCACAAGCGCAACTTGAAGCGTTAGCCCAGCAAGAACAAGAAATTCAGCAAACTCTGAGTAAATCAGGCGAAGTTGAGGCGGCTTTAGGACAACTCAGCGCCGCGCGTCGCCGGGTGGTTCAGTTGGATGAATTGCAAATGCAAGTTTTGCCTTTATTACAACAGCGCCAAAGTTTGCAAAGTCACTTAGATAGAATTCAAGCTAGTTTAGTCGCCAGGTTAGAACAAATACAAGCCACAGAAAATCAACTGCAACGCTCCTCACAACGCTACCCCGAACTGCAACAAGCCGTGATGGCTGTAGCAATGCAGATTGAACAAATGGAGAAAGATAAAGTTTATTTGCAACGCATCCAAGAAAAAGGCCAGGAAAGAAGACACTTTATTGAAAGACTGCAAGCACAGCAACGCGAATATGAAAGGTTATTGGGTGAATTAGATCAAAAACTCCAAATGTTGCGTAATCCAGACGCAATTTGTCCTTTGTGCGAACGTCCTTTAGATGAACATCACTGGAATCGAGTCGCAGATAAAACCAAAGCTGAATACAAAGACACAGAGGAACAATTGTGGGTATTTCGGGAACAGATGGCTTGTACAGATCGAGAAATTCAAGTACTCAGGCAGAAATATCGAGAAGTATCCCAAAATCTATCACCTTATGACTCTTTGCGAGAACAGCGCGGACAATTAGCCGCCCAACTGGAATCAACAAGCGATGCTGAAGAACAGTTAAACCAACTAACACAAGAAAGACAACATTTAGAGCGATCGCTCCAAATTGGTGATTATGCCCACGATAAACAACAAGAACTACGACAATTAGACGAATATCTGCAACAATTAAATTACAATGAGCAAGACCATGCCTTAGCGCGGAGTGAAGTTGAAAGATGGCGCTGGGCGGAAATTAAACAAGGGCAAATTAAGGATGCACTGAAACGCCAAACACACCTAGCAGCCCGCAAACCAGAATTACAAGCGGCGATCGCCCAATTACAAATTAGAATTCAGCAAGAGCAAACTGATTCTGACTGCGCCCAACAAATTGCAGCGCTTGAGCGTCAAATTGCTGAAATTGGTTACAGTTCAGAGCAACACAATAATTTACGTCAAGCAGTCCGCCAAGGTCAAGCTTGGCAGTTACGCTATCAACAATTGTTATCAGCCCAACAGCAATATCCCCAACTGCAAGGGAGATTACAAGAACTAGAAGCGGCGAAAACTACTCGGTTGAACGAGCGACAAAAACTCGCCAGCCAAATTGATGAAATTGTTCAACAACTAGCCCAGTCTGCCAACCCCATTGAGCAAATTCAAGCTTTAGAACAGCAGTTAGCTATCCGCAGACGACAACTTGATGAACAAATTGCCAAGTTGGGGCGTTTGGAACAACTCGCCCATCAACTAGAAACTTTGCAAGTGCAGTACGAAGAACAACAACAACAGCTGCAAGCTTGCAAGAAACAATACCGGGTTTACCACGAGTTAGCCCTGGCATTTGGTAAAAATGGTATCCAAGCTTTAATGATTGAAAACGTCTTGCCGCAGCTGGAAGCAGAGACAAATCAATTGTTATCACGATTGAGTGCAAATCAGTTACATGTGCAATTTATTACTCAAAAAGCAGGTAGAAGTGGTAAATCTACCAAGAAGAATGCCAAGCTGATAGACACCTTAGACATTTTAATTGCCGATGCTAAGGGAACCCGCGCTTATGAGACTTACTCTGGTGGCGAAGCCTTTAGAATTAACTTTGCCATCCGGTTAGCAATGGCGAAATTATTAGCCCAACGGGCGGGGGCGGCGTTGCAATTGTTAATTATAGATGAAGGCTTTGGGACACAAGATGCGGAAGGATGCGATCGCTTGATTGCAGCCATAAATGCGATCGCCTCTGATTTCGCCTGCATCCTCACAGTTACCCACATGCCCCACCTCAAAGAAGCCTTTCAAGCCAGAATTGAAGTGCATAAAACTCAACAAGGTTCACAGGTACAGTTATTGGTTTAA
- a CDS encoding putative phosphoketolase, whose amino-acid sequence MTLAISPQTKPLTDEELHKINAYWRAANYLSVGQIYLLDNPLLKEPLKIEHVKPRLLGHWGTTPGLNFIYVHLNRIIKKYDTDMIYIAGPGHGGPGLVANTYLEGTYSEYYPNISQDAEGMKQLFKQFSFPGGIPSHVAPETPGSIHEGGELGYALVHAYGAAFDNPDLIVAAVVGDGEAETGALAASWHSNKFLNPVNDGAVLPILHLNGYKIANPTVLSRLSDAEVESLFVGYGYKPYFVEGSDPTDVHQQMAATLDTVISEIQNIQREARIHGFKERPRWPMIVLRTPKGWTGPKEVDGKKTEDFWRSHQVPFGAIAQQPEHLKLLEDWMKSYKPEELFDTNGKLIPELAQLAPTGLRRMGDNPHANGGILLRDLKMPKFQDYAVNVTQPGKIEAEATRVTGQFLRDVMKLNMESRNFRVFGPDETASNRLDALFEVTDRTWVSKILPEDEHLSPNGRVMEILSETNCQGWLEGYLLTGRHGFFSCYEAFIHIIDSMFNQHAKWLKTTRHISWRRPIASLNYLLTSHVWRQDHNGFSHQDPGFIDHVVNKKSEVIRVYLPPDANTLLSVTDHCLRSRNYVNVIIAGKQPALQYLDIDAAIKHCTKGIGIWEWASSDQGSEPDVVMACAGDVPTLETLAAVDMLRQYFPDLKVRVVNVVDLMTLQPKSEHPHGLSPKDFDTIFTTDKPVIFAFHGYPWLIHRLTYRHTNHQNLHVRGYKEEGTTTTPFDMVVLNDLDRYHLVMDVIDRVPQLGSKAAYIKQRLQDKLIEHKHYISQHGEDLPEVRHWQWPY is encoded by the coding sequence ATGACTTTAGCAATCTCCCCACAAACAAAGCCTTTAACAGACGAAGAATTGCATAAAATCAACGCTTACTGGCGGGCGGCAAACTATTTGTCAGTAGGGCAAATATATTTACTCGACAATCCACTGCTAAAAGAACCACTCAAAATAGAACATGTTAAACCCCGACTTTTAGGTCACTGGGGAACTACACCAGGGCTAAATTTTATCTATGTTCACCTCAACCGCATCATCAAAAAATATGATACGGACATGATTTATATTGCCGGGCCTGGTCATGGTGGCCCTGGTTTAGTCGCTAATACCTACCTAGAAGGAACTTACAGCGAATATTACCCCAACATTTCCCAGGATGCTGAAGGGATGAAGCAGCTATTCAAACAGTTCTCTTTTCCTGGTGGGATTCCTAGCCACGTCGCCCCAGAAACCCCTGGTTCAATTCACGAAGGTGGCGAGTTGGGTTATGCCCTAGTTCACGCTTACGGTGCTGCTTTTGACAATCCTGATTTGATTGTGGCAGCGGTTGTGGGTGATGGTGAAGCTGAAACTGGGGCTTTAGCTGCAAGTTGGCATTCCAATAAATTTCTTAACCCAGTCAATGATGGGGCAGTTTTGCCGATTCTGCACCTCAATGGGTATAAAATTGCTAACCCAACAGTGTTATCACGGTTAAGCGATGCAGAAGTAGAAAGTTTATTTGTGGGCTATGGTTACAAACCTTACTTCGTTGAAGGTTCTGATCCCACAGACGTGCATCAGCAGATGGCAGCTACATTAGATACAGTCATTTCCGAAATTCAAAACATCCAAAGAGAAGCCCGCATACATGGATTTAAAGAACGTCCGCGCTGGCCGATGATTGTGTTGCGTACCCCCAAAGGCTGGACAGGGCCAAAAGAAGTTGATGGTAAGAAAACCGAAGATTTTTGGCGATCGCATCAAGTCCCCTTTGGAGCGATCGCGCAACAGCCAGAACATCTAAAATTACTCGAAGACTGGATGAAGAGTTACAAGCCCGAAGAACTCTTCGACACTAACGGCAAACTCATCCCCGAACTCGCCCAATTAGCCCCCACAGGTCTGCGACGGATGGGCGACAATCCCCACGCCAACGGCGGTATCTTGTTGCGTGACCTGAAAATGCCCAAATTCCAAGATTATGCCGTCAATGTTACTCAACCCGGCAAAATCGAAGCAGAAGCCACCAGAGTCACAGGCCAATTTCTGCGGGATGTGATGAAACTCAACATGGAAAGCCGGAACTTCCGCGTTTTTGGCCCTGATGAAACAGCATCCAATCGCTTAGATGCGTTGTTTGAAGTCACAGATAGAACTTGGGTTTCTAAAATTCTGCCCGAAGATGAACACCTCTCACCCAACGGTCGGGTGATGGAAATTCTCAGCGAAACCAATTGTCAAGGTTGGTTAGAAGGTTATCTTCTCACAGGTCGTCACGGGTTCTTCTCCTGCTACGAAGCATTCATCCACATCATTGACTCCATGTTCAACCAGCACGCCAAATGGTTGAAAACCACCCGTCATATTTCCTGGCGTAGACCGATCGCTTCTCTAAATTATTTACTCACCTCTCATGTTTGGCGGCAAGACCACAACGGTTTCTCTCACCAAGACCCTGGTTTTATCGACCATGTAGTCAACAAAAAATCAGAAGTCATTCGCGTCTATCTTCCCCCCGATGCCAACACCTTACTGTCCGTCACCGACCACTGCTTAAGAAGCCGTAACTACGTCAACGTCATCATCGCCGGCAAACAACCAGCCTTGCAGTATCTTGATATAGATGCAGCCATTAAACACTGCACCAAAGGCATTGGTATTTGGGAATGGGCGAGTAGCGACCAAGGAAGTGAACCAGATGTAGTCATGGCTTGTGCGGGTGATGTGCCTACCTTAGAAACCTTGGCTGCGGTGGATATGCTGCGTCAGTACTTCCCCGACTTAAAAGTTAGGGTGGTTAACGTCGTAGATTTGATGACATTACAGCCAAAAAGTGAGCATCCTCACGGTTTGAGTCCCAAAGACTTCGATACAATTTTCACAACTGATAAACCAGTTATCTTCGCTTTTCATGGCTATCCCTGGTTAATCCATCGGTTGACCTATCGCCATACCAATCATCAAAACCTCCATGTGCGTGGCTACAAGGAAGAAGGAACGACCACAACTCCCTTTGACATGGTGGTTCTCAATGACCTCGATCGCTATCATTTAGTTATGGATGTCATTGATCGCGTGCCACAACTAGGTTCCAAAGCAGCATACATCAAACAACGCCTACAAGATAAGCTGATCGAACACAAGCACTACATTTCCCAACACGGCGAAGACCTACCCGAAGTTCGCCACTGGCAGTGGCCGTATTAA
- a CDS encoding glyceraldehyde-3-phosphate dehydrogenase — translation MTKLKVGINGFGRIGRLVLRAGIYNPNIEFVGINDLVPPDNLAYLLKYDSTHGQFKGKVEAKEDGIVIDEHFIPCVSVRNPAELPWGKLGVDYVVESTGLFTDYEGASKHLTAGAKRVIISAPTKDPDRVPTLLMGVNHDLFDPSKHLIVSNASCTTNCLAPVAKVINDNFGLTEGLMTTVHAMTATQPTVDGPSKKDWRGGRGAAQNIIPSSTGAAKAVALVLPELKGKLTGMALRVPTPDVSVVDLTFKTAKSTSYKEICAAMQQAASGQLAGILGYTDEEVVSTDFQGDTRSSIFDAGAGIELNSNFFKVVSWYDNEWGYSNRVVDQLLSMAQKEQLLAVAA, via the coding sequence TTGACGAAGTTGAAAGTTGGTATTAATGGATTTGGTCGTATTGGTCGGCTAGTGCTGCGTGCTGGCATTTATAACCCTAACATTGAGTTTGTCGGCATTAACGACTTAGTACCACCAGATAACCTGGCTTATCTGTTGAAATACGATTCCACTCACGGTCAGTTTAAAGGCAAGGTGGAAGCCAAGGAAGACGGCATTGTCATTGATGAACATTTTATTCCTTGCGTGTCTGTGAGAAATCCTGCCGAATTACCTTGGGGTAAATTAGGCGTAGACTATGTAGTTGAATCTACCGGACTCTTCACTGATTATGAAGGTGCCAGCAAACACCTGACAGCAGGAGCAAAGCGGGTTATTATCTCTGCTCCAACAAAAGATCCAGACAGAGTTCCAACTTTGTTGATGGGTGTAAATCATGACTTATTCGACCCCAGCAAGCATTTGATCGTTTCCAATGCCAGCTGCACTACAAATTGTCTGGCTCCCGTTGCCAAAGTCATCAATGATAACTTCGGTTTAACCGAAGGGTTGATGACTACAGTTCATGCTATGACTGCTACTCAACCCACCGTAGACGGCCCCAGTAAAAAAGACTGGCGGGGTGGTCGAGGCGCAGCCCAAAATATTATTCCCTCATCCACAGGTGCCGCTAAAGCTGTGGCTTTAGTATTACCAGAGTTAAAGGGTAAGTTAACAGGGATGGCACTACGCGTTCCTACCCCTGATGTTTCGGTAGTTGACCTCACCTTCAAAACTGCAAAATCTACCAGTTACAAAGAAATCTGTGCGGCAATGCAGCAAGCTGCGTCAGGTCAACTAGCAGGTATTTTGGGCTACACAGACGAAGAAGTAGTATCTACAGATTTCCAGGGTGATACTCGTTCTAGTATTTTCGATGCAGGTGCTGGAATTGAGCTAAACTCCAACTTCTTCAAAGTTGTTTCTTGGTATGACAACGAATGGGGCTACTCAAATCGGGTAGTAGACCAACTGTTGTCTATGGCACAGAAAGAACAACTATTGGCTGTAGCTGCTTAA
- a CDS encoding pyruvate kinase, which produces MRRTKIICTVGPASSAPEKLQALVEAGMNVARLNFSHGAHEFHGQTAKYLRQISADRQKPVAIMQDLCGPKIRLGVLPPEGLNVEAGEEVTFVLQDKGNSIDELPLPLPTLFAMVRPGEPILINDGRVKLIVTDRDADKIRALVKIGGLISTHKGVNLPETPLPVSSITEKDLMDLRFGIQIGVDFAAVSFVRSPQDLEPAQRMIEAAGAAIRLIAKIERPEAVERFDSILQVADGIMIARGDLGVEVPIHEVPLIQKDIIRRCNQAGKPVITATQMLESMISSPDPTRAEATDVANSILDGTDAVMLSGETAVGQYPEAAVQIMHNIAVRTEQALQEGGKHSWCHEAGSLSVTESVAEAVCRIAYETGAKAILCNTTSGSTAKLVSKYRPSAPIIALTPDENSYRQLALSWGVEPIFIPPVHNAEEMFINVVNTVADTGLVNEGDKVVITSGVPIGKSGTTSLIKVHSIGQPILA; this is translated from the coding sequence ATGCGTCGAACCAAAATTATTTGCACTGTTGGCCCTGCTAGTTCTGCACCAGAAAAACTGCAAGCGCTTGTCGAAGCTGGAATGAATGTAGCAAGGTTGAATTTTTCACACGGCGCTCATGAATTTCACGGGCAAACGGCTAAGTATTTACGGCAAATTAGTGCCGATCGCCAAAAGCCAGTGGCAATTATGCAAGACCTTTGTGGCCCGAAAATTCGTTTAGGAGTTTTACCGCCAGAAGGACTAAATGTCGAAGCTGGTGAAGAAGTTACATTTGTCTTGCAGGACAAAGGCAATAGTATCGACGAACTGCCTTTACCTTTGCCCACTTTGTTCGCAATGGTGAGACCGGGGGAACCGATTTTAATTAATGATGGACGCGTCAAATTAATTGTTACTGATCGCGATGCCGATAAAATTCGGGCGTTAGTAAAAATTGGCGGTTTAATTTCCACTCACAAGGGAGTTAATTTGCCAGAAACACCGCTACCCGTGAGTTCGATCACCGAAAAAGACTTAATGGATCTACGCTTTGGCATTCAGATAGGTGTAGATTTTGCGGCGGTTTCCTTTGTGCGATCGCCCCAAGATTTAGAACCAGCCCAGCGTATGATCGAAGCCGCCGGTGCTGCTATACGTTTAATTGCCAAAATCGAAAGACCAGAGGCAGTTGAGCGTTTTGACTCCATCTTACAAGTCGCTGACGGCATTATGATTGCCCGTGGCGATTTAGGCGTAGAAGTGCCAATTCACGAAGTCCCCCTGATTCAAAAGGATATTATTCGCCGTTGTAATCAGGCAGGCAAACCAGTGATTACCGCTACCCAAATGCTGGAGTCGATGATTAGTTCACCAGACCCCACCCGCGCCGAAGCCACCGACGTAGCTAACTCCATTTTGGATGGTACTGATGCCGTCATGCTATCTGGAGAAACAGCCGTCGGGCAGTATCCTGAAGCGGCGGTGCAAATTATGCACAACATCGCTGTACGGACAGAACAAGCTTTGCAAGAAGGTGGTAAACATTCCTGGTGTCACGAAGCAGGCAGCCTCAGCGTTACCGAATCGGTGGCAGAAGCAGTATGTCGCATCGCTTATGAAACAGGCGCAAAGGCAATTCTTTGTAATACTACATCTGGCAGTACCGCCAAATTAGTTTCAAAATACCGTCCTTCCGCGCCAATTATTGCCCTCACCCCTGATGAAAATTCCTATCGCCAATTAGCGCTTTCTTGGGGAGTCGAACCTATATTCATTCCCCCAGTTCACAATGCGGAGGAAATGTTTATCAACGTCGTCAACACAGTTGCAGACACGGGTTTAGTGAATGAAGGCGATAAAGTAGTAATTACTTCCGGCGTTCCAATTGGTAAATCAGGCACAACTAGTTTAATCAAAGTGCATTCTATTGGACAGCCAATTCTGGCGTGA